AGAATAATGTTGGACAAGAATTTTTAAGTCACAGTTTTGTGATGTGTCGTATCAGTGATTGTATCAATTCCGTTGGCTAGATATCCCAATAACGttgccaaaaatgtgttttcttgGCTGCTTTGCCGAAATAGCGCTATGAGAAACCTAGAGCAGTGTGGGCACACCACGTTTTTTATTGATGAACCTTCAAACATTATATTGATACAATGATTATTAATTCGGGTCCAAAAGCTACGACTTCAGTTTTATATCAGTTAAGTAAATTACTAATTTCACTGATTACAGTTTCGTGCTTGCACAACAGTGTATAAGAGTGTATAAGTTTTAAATGATACCATCTAAGATAAGCATGTTAAAATCAAATAGTGGAGGTCCGAGTGTGGACCCCTGCGGGACACCATGGCTTAGTTTTAAATGCATACTGGTTTTGTTACAGATTTACAAACTAAAACCAATCTGACAAGAATAAATTAGTTATTTGTAGGGCATTTTGAAAGCTCGTGGAGATGCTTGtgacagtggtccccaaccttttttgcgccacggaccggttacgtgtcagaaatattttcgcggaacggcctttatataaattaataatacatttatataaattaataatacatttataataaatatataaataagatgaaataaaatgatacgactggcataaaaacaagtataaacgacataaaaataaaactcaccattacgttgaattagtgggagtacTGAActtgtggttaaggtttgtcttttcatgcaggatgcttggtcttcatgtgccgaagcagatttgaaggcttcatagcctcgttagctagcctgggcTTAGCGCTTTAGAGTGACCTGTGACGACAaaaccatattttaagtaggagtccagaaattttcttttaaatgcagctttccttttcttagaagtcgtagcctcttcttccctctcctcattgggctttttttcctTACCGAAGAAGccttccaaacatctctgtttcctgttcatttttgcttgcttcgcgggctcgactgacgtgacatgtcacgtgacctgaaccgacggatgtaattgggagagaatcgccaatcttttaaatatttttatataggacatgtcacgtgaccgggacaagcgtcttgacctgaattaattgatcgtcgataaaaaaaaaaaaaaaagatggatggatggatggatggatggatggatggatggatggatggatggatggatggatggatggatggatggatggatggatggatggatggatggatggatggatggatggatggatggatgttatcaACACTTGACTGATTTTAAGCTAAGCAGCAACAAttggcttttaaaaacaaagtaaTGATCACTGGCTCTTTTCACCAGATCAACACAAAGTGATAAAAGCCTTCAAACTTTTAACCAAGTGCCCGGAGGCGCAATCAAGGTGCTTGCTTTCACATTCTACACATGGTTATTAAGTAGAAATACTCCTCAGAAAGCCTGCAAATGCAAATCAAATTTATTGGAAGCGTCTATGTGTGACCATAATAGCAAATGCTAGCGGGTGGCGGCCATTCCACAGGGGGTCTTGATTCAGCATTCATCTTCATTACAGCGCTCAATATAGgcaaatagatttttttaagCAATTCGTGAAACCCCATTATGTATTGTCTGAGCAGTCAATATTCCTCTCTGTAAACATGAAAATGGAGGAAATACATGAAAAATGCATCAACGTAGCTTTTTTGTGAGTCTGTGTTGTGCCTGCAGGAGGCTTCGATTATTATTAGCTTAAACGGAGTTCGAGGGATGTGTCAGTGTCAGTAAGTGTCAATTGTGGAGGAGGCCTTTATTTACACAAACTGGCTATTATGGAGAGAAAAACAAGGCGCACTGGGCAGAAGAAATCAAATCAGTCTTGTAGCTACACAAAACATAAACATGGACACACACTAATTTCTGGAGGGGCCACAGGACAGAGTCCATCGAAAACATATTATCTTTCCGCGTAATGGGAGACAAGTTGTTAATAATTTGAAAGACGTGTTGACGTGTTTTAGTAGCTACTGCTGATTTGGTCACACCTGCGAATCCTCAAGTTTTGACCTTGACCTACGTCAGACAAAGATATGGAGGTTCTTATGTTTCCTTGTCTCACCAAAAATTTGATCGATTTTTGCTGCTTTTCCTTTCAATTATAGTGTCTCACCAAATTTTTCGATTTTTGCTGATTTTCCTCTCTATTATGGTAGAGTGAAATAATGAAGGACAAAGTTAGATTTCATATCTTTACTGCTCTAAACGTTAAGGGACCAAAAATGAAGTTATTTCATTTACCGTATATTTTATCTAAATTAATCGTTGGATTAAATCAGTTATCAGTTTGATATTGCTTAATATTAGAATTGCCTAAACTCCATATCTGGCTGTAGTTTTTCCCTCATTTTTGTTCCAGACAGCACAGAAAATTGAAATAACTGAGAATAGCTGGGGATGTattctttagaaaaaaaaatacaaaaaggtgAATCGATGAATAGTGAACCGTTATCATACAAGACATTCCGTGATATTATGTATCATTCCACCACAAATGCGGCTTCCTCATTCCAATATAGTCTTGGGGGCTCCAGGGAACAGCCAACGGAATTATTTCACGAGTATTATTAATCCTTCTTAGTCTCAACAATTACAGGAATAATGCGGGCCATGAATATTTCAGACAGAGTCGAGGCAAGAATCGACTTGCACGCTCACGACGCACACACTAACGAAAAAGCAATACATGCAATATTAATGTTTCATCATAAAATTTGGGCCCCATCTGAGTGAGAATCCAATGAGAAGTCAATACTTCACAGGGAGAAAGTCCAATGAAGCGTGCTTGTGTGTCTTATTAGATCACTGGCAGGCACATATGAGAAGTCAGTGAGTTCCTTCCTGGGAGTTTTAATTAGAACACCAGTCACTCGACTTTATCTTTGTTTTAAGGCGGGGGTTGACTGCCAACATTCCTCAGCAGGAAGAGAGAGCCTTGATTCCACCTGACATCACCTCTGGATTGTACCTGAAGAAAGATCCATAGTGATAAAAAATTTAAGGCCTGTAAACAATTCCAACAAAATATACACTTCACCCAGCAAACCTGCTCACATGCGGATGATATTTTTGTgcccaaaaatatttatttgaaattaTAATAACGCTCATTTATTATTGACGCTATCAAACACAGTCTAAGAGTTCAAATAACTCTGCCAGGGAAGCTCAGTTTCTCTTTGCCTGCATTAATGCCATGTTTGTTGACATTCACTCATGGGGATTGCACTCTACTGCCCCCTGTTGAAAGGTGAACTAAATTGTTTACATCATGGATAAAAGGTCCTTTTAATGAAGTCtgcataataataatgcatccatccatccattttctataataataataataataataataataataataataataataataataataataataatgctgtaCACAGAGACACTTTACATTACAACAAACAGCTAAAGATtgctaaaaaaatacaaataataaaatttCTCAACACTGTGCGTTACTGCATAATTTAGTCCTGTCTTACAATAGTGctttataaatatttatgaaaaaaaaatcaccaaggATTATAAAGGCTTTCTTTTGTATTCCATTCCAGACGACAATGACAATGCAGTATACTTTGTCCCACCGCGTTTGGTTTCACGATTTCTCATAAAAATAGCTACTATTTGTGAGTGCGGAGATGAAAAAAGCAGTCGTGGTCCACAACGTGGTTCCGAGCAAGCCGCGCCCACCTCTCACTCCCACTCTCCCCCTCCTTATAAGGCCCAGAGCGAGGGTTGAGAGCTCAGATGAGACCACCACACTGGAGATACCACACCGTCCGGGAGGATTTTATTCTTCTCGTTTCCCGGCCAGCATGGATTTTCTCAATCACAACTACTTGAGCGCCAGAGGGCCCTACGACTACACGTTTAATTTCTGGAACGACTACTTGGGCCTGACCACACTGGTCACCAAGAACCCCAAGCTGAGCATGCCCCACATGAGCCCCAACTCCATCACCGAGTCTCTGAAGGCCACGCTGGGGCTGGACGACGCACCCGAGTGCGCCTGCGCCTGCGAAGGCGGCGCGCTggagggcggcggcggcggctgctgctactgcttcgGATGCGCGCCCGCCACGCCCCCATCGCCGGGCTGCGTCGCGGAGCTCAAGGAGCGTTTCTCCATCCTCAGCCCCTTCCAGAGCCAGCTGCCGGAGCGGGAGGCGCACGGCTGCTTCCCCGGCTTTGAGCGCATGAGGACCCGCGGCAAGCCTGCGTCCGTGCGCGCTAAACTGGAGCCCAAAATCTGCGTCTTCTGCCGGAACAACGGCGCCCCCGAGGAGGTGTATGGCTCGCACGTCCTCAAGACGCCCGACGGCCGGGTGGTGTGCCCCATCTTGCGGGCGTACACCTGCCCACTCTGCAGCGCCAACGGGGACAACGCGCACACCATCAAGTACTGCCCTCTGTCTAAGGAGCAGCCCCAGCAAAGGCCACTCAAGGGCGGCCGGGCTGTGGGGGGTAAGCGGATGAAAATAttctaaaaagaaaaagggagaAAGAGCAGAGAGAGTGAAAGAGTGAGTGAGAGCGAGAGCAAGAAAGAAATATTAGAGAAATACGACTATGTATGACAAAGAGTATGATGAAGAATTGCACTGAACAATTTGCAGATATTATTTAGACTTGTATCACATACATTCATGCAGGGGTGTCCAGCAAAATATATACAACATATTAAGACCAATCCAATGTAAGTTGGAATATTTTAAGCCGttaaatttatatattttttaaatactgtACGTTTTGTGCTTTAGGCAACAAAGCAaactttttgggtcatttttcaTGCATAttaatttttcttctttttttcttgtcttttttaaaaaacccTTTAAGTGTGGTCCTAAACCTCATTTGTCATGTTAATTTTTATTCTTAGACAATTTAATACTGTTTtggttattgttattattatttggaaCTATTTACGGTCACCCTGTAAATTTTAATTCTTTATCTCTCTTTTGTCTATTTTggtatttcttttctttgcttttggGTTTGGCCATAAACCTCCTTTGTAATGTTAGTTTTtatcatcaaatattttttcactTTTCTATCCTTTTATTCTTCTGCAACAGGACCATAAACATTTGGTTACACTATAGCTCACGAGCCGCACTTTGGACACCACCTGATGTATCCAGATCTATTTTTATAGTTCCTTTAGTCACTCATAGACGCCTTTGTAcattggatttattttttttcttttctagtgGGTAGCCATTGGCGAGCTAATGAGTCTGTATAGAAACACCaatgtacagtaaaaaaaatattagtctTTTGGGCAGTTGGAATTTGAATGTCATGTTTCTataatgactatttttgtataTCTGGCAGCAAAGCTGACCTCTTTTGTTGTCATCGTTTAGAAAACCAAAGTTTTGTTGGCCATTAAAAACCCTCCTGTTGTGTTGCAGGTCAACTTGACCCATATAAAACTTGAGAAAAGTTTGAATATTTGCAATGAAACAGTTAGTAGATTGCTTACACATAAACAatgattattgtttttttttcttcttcttcttcttttgggGTTGAGGCACTTTGGGATTGTCAAACGTAGCTGGGGTCAAATTGAACCAAATGGAACTTCTTCTGCAAAGTAACGTTAATCATAACAACGAAACAATAATTGCTTGCATTTCCCTTCCCATTTGGAGACTTTTAGATCATCACACAAGCCCTGGGTCAAACTGACCCATGAAATGGTGAATCACTGAGTTTATAATGACATATGAACAATCCATTTTGCGACCACGCCCTGTTCTAGACAGTGGATCATGGCACACTTTCCTGGTCAAATTAACCCATatgatatttttttcacttGGGATCCAAAATTTATCATTTGAGTAAATCAATGTTTACTAGAATTTCTCCATTCAGTTTTGGACGATTCAACATACCCTGGATTGGGATCGTTTAACATACTTTGGGTCAAACTGACCCATTTGGAACCATTTCACAAACTGATTTAATTTCAAATAGTAATAATTAAATTGATAGTCAGTAAAACATCTCATTTGGGATTTCCTTCTGTTTCTGACGCTGATGGCTCATGAGAGTGATATTGATCTATTGATGACATATAAaagttgtttattttgttttttatgtgacACTTCTGGATCATTAAACACACAGCGGGAAGAATGACCCGATAAAACTTATTGATAAAAGCAGATTATCAGAAAACTGAATAGAAATGACTGATTTAATACAGCAATGACATGTAAAAATGCTTTTTGGTATGTTTGTTACTATTTGCTTTTCATTTCTGACACTTTTGTCTCATTCTAAAAAAACACCTGGGTCAACTTGACCCTCGGACATTGTTGCTGTTCCTAAGAAAACACAAGTAACAGGAGGGTTTAACAAAAGAATGTGTCTGGTCAGGAGTTGTTTGATCCCACAAAAGTTGACAGAGAGTCTGCAGAGGTGGGCCTGGGTGGGACACAATGTGTCCTCTGTTTTAGGGAGCTGCTGTTCTTTTACGCCTAGGAATGGTTTTCCCCCTCCAAGGTTTTCCAAGCCAAACGccttcttttttgtttacattgccAAATAAGGGCACCGACACACTGGATTTTGCGCTTCTTCTTCCCACTTGGAGACAAGCAAATGAATGTCAAGCCCGATTTACTGAGGAGttcccaaataatcaacaattaTCATTCAAGACTGTTGCGAATGTATGCAGGACTGCGCTTGTCTTGACAGTTTACCAAAGGAATCAACGGTTAAGGCTGGCAACGCGCGCGTGCCTGTGCGTACGTGCGCGCGCGTGATGTCAGTGTTTGAACAAAGAGTGACCACAAGAGGGTGCTACCTCAACCTGATTTTTGtactttaaagaaaaaaaacaaaacaagtctaaGGCAGTTTATTGATAGAATGCCATTTATAATAAGGGTTTTTGATAGTATTTTGGATCTTTGTATAACATAATTGTATTTCTGTTGCATTTAACACAATGAGAGAGAACGTTACCAAGAGCGTTGTGTAAATACTAATGAACATGCCCGGTACTTTTTGGAAAAATatactttgttgttgttattgttgatgTTTGGATTAAAtgaagaagatgatgatgaaaacACTGTTGTTATTTATATTTGACCACATTTCTTTGGGGCTGTATACTGCTGTGCAGAATAACAAACATATGAACTCACTAGAGAAATAATAAACTGATGAAATATTTGTCCTTTTTCTTGGTCTatgtggttttattttttaaccaaATTGTTATGATTCATGTTTAGTGCTAGACGCCAAGAGACGAAGGAAAGATGACAAGTTATCGAATATCGCCAACTACTGGTCTGGCACCATCATTACACTGTTTCAgttttacaacaacaacaatgataATTATGAtaatctgcatttttaattaaaaactgCTTAGGTACACGCCTACTGCATCATTTCTGCACATCATTTTGGCAATCTTGTGAGTACTTAAAAAAAGCCCCCAAAAAAACTTAAACAAGGATTCTTATAAATCAAATTTTAATTGATTTTAGttggaaacaaacaaaagaaacaaaacactAAATTACTGTATTTGGAGGTACTTTTGGCAATTTTAGTCATCTAAATATTATTATCTCTGGCCAAACAAGGACTATAATGAACTATAATGAATACCCCCAAAAACTTGTAAGTCAAGGCACCCGTATGTCAAGGCACCACTTAAGGATGGCGCTACACCGAGGCTAGGCGATGCTATAGCCCTAGCAGAAATCTATGTTCCATTACAACTTTAGTTGCATGCAGCCTAATGCGATTTCCTCCAGCCTCAGCCACAACGTTAAATATGCATGACGACTAAGTGGGACTGGAATTGGCTTTGACGATCTCACAGCAGGCTAGCATTGCAGGCTGGCCATATTATTCCCCCCAGGCCGCTGCCTGCATTTGCGCAGCGCACACCGGGCCCCATCTAATCTAGTTAGCCCGCCAGCCACTTACATGATGTGTATCTTACATGAACGTACAATATGTCTTTGCTAGCTGATTTGAGTGCACAATAAAGTCTGATGAATGGCGTGGAGGCTTTTCAAGGAGGTATATTTTGCACATTATTTTCCACCATTTAAAACAGTTCCCAGGGTTCCCACTTTACAtgacttcattaaaaaaaacaaagaaacataaTTAAAATATGGTGGGATAACTCCATTGTCGACATTTTACAGAGTATTTTGTCGCTGACTGTCAGCTGTTAATGAACAGGCAAAATAGAGCTGCTATTGACCACAGCTCACAGGCAGAGGCTCACATGTGACCTATAAAGATATATtggattgtgttgtatctgaacATAAGCACATTTTCACTCTTGGACTTATTTTTGTCTTCTTGATGGCTGCCGTTAGCctcttgttgttgctgctgttaaGCTTTTAAAGGGCAGCCTAAAAATAGCCAACATTAAAAAAGTCAGTCTTGCAtcccccaaaaaagaaatgaatcagTGTTAGTAGTTAATGATAAGTAGTGTGCATCAACTCTGAAGCTGAAGTTCAAATTGTCGTTTAGTAACATAAAGACTGatgttaaaataaatgaatcacaTCAAGTGGCCTGTTTATTTCAATAGAATGGCCAAATATTGGTATTTGAAAGAAATTAAAGTCCTTATTTCCAGGAAGAACAAGGGAGGAAAAACAAGTTCCCTGCTGTTCTCGTTTATTTACTGAGTTACTTTATGTCTATACTGTATTTGTAAGGTGAGTCATGTTGACGCTGATATTAAGTAGCATATTGGTTGCGATGGTGTATGGGTCCCATCACACAGGCAATAAGGACGTCCCTGTTTGTCGCCTAGCAACATCTCCCTGAGATAAAATTGGACTGCAGCCAAGCATGAAAGTCATTCCACAGAACGGGCACAAGAGCGAGGTGAAAAGGGATAGCATCTTTTAGAACCAGGAGGGAGGGTCGGAGGGGGCCCAAGAAATAATGTGGCACCGCTCAATTTTTTACAACAGCTCGTTTAAAATATCGGGAGGAACATTTCAAATATATGCATGGTTAATttagcatttttaatgttttcatTATAGGGGGCAGGGCGTGGGCACTTTCAAGTGAGGGATTCATTTCTCTGGTGTATTATGTAAGACCCCCAAACAACAGATTGGACTACAATATTGTACTCCATGTCCCCTTTGTGCTTATACATGGAGTTTTGCAGAAGAATAATTTTGtccctatatatatttttttaaagaaatgtcACAACATTGGTGTATAGCTTAAAAACAATTAATCTTTCATTTGTATACATGGACTAAATTCCCCTTTAATCAATTCATTAATCTATTTTGATTGGGACATATGTACCTTAAAGCAAAATAGTTTTTACTTTCCCGTAGAAATGAAATGACCAAGTCCCCAAAACTCGTGTCCCTTTTGACAAATGACAGAAATTCCGTTTTCGTTCAAACAATCAGCGTGTTTTTAATCACAAATACTCATTTACCCGGttttcattgtaaaaaaaaacaaaaaaaaaaacttaaaaggtGTGTCACTCTGCAACTACTTCCGATGTTTATATGAACTAGATCAAATTTAAGTGCatacgtacaaaaaaaaaaatctaaagtgCTGTGAGGAAGTCTGGTCATTCCAGCTCCACAATCAAACAGCGGGATTGGATGACGTTGGAATTTTCCTCTAGTTCCACATCTAAAGGGTTCTCAACATCCTCTGGATACAGCAGAGATGAATCATGCGGTGGTTCTAGTGACTTGGAGGAGCCAGACATTAAAAACAATGATTTATTATCTGGACCACAAGTGAGGATGTCTCTCCAGACTGATCCAGCTTCACAACCATCTTCTAATAGAACTTTTGCTTTGAACACCTGTTGAGGGAAGGACATTTCTAAAAACTCAAGGGGGAACGACTCTACACCGTCCAGT
The sequence above is drawn from the Syngnathus scovelli strain Florida chromosome 1, RoL_Ssco_1.2, whole genome shotgun sequence genome and encodes:
- the nanos1 gene encoding nanos homolog 1, whose protein sequence is MDFLNHNYLSARGPYDYTFNFWNDYLGLTTLVTKNPKLSMPHMSPNSITESLKATLGLDDAPECACACEGGALEGGGGGCCYCFGCAPATPPSPGCVAELKERFSILSPFQSQLPEREAHGCFPGFERMRTRGKPASVRAKLEPKICVFCRNNGAPEEVYGSHVLKTPDGRVVCPILRAYTCPLCSANGDNAHTIKYCPLSKEQPQQRPLKGGRAVGGKRMKIF